The Rhodothermales bacterium DNA window ACAGCCGCCGCGTTGATGGGGATGTCTGCAGACGTCGGTAGTATCGAGGTCGGTAAGTTCGCCGATCTCATCGCCGTTCGCGCGAATCCAATCGACGACATCACGACACTGCACGACGTCGTCTTTGTGATGAAGGGCGGCCAGGTGTATCAGGCGCCGGCAGGAATCTGGGAGTAGTGGACGCGACGAGCCGGACTGAATCGACGAATGCTGCCGGGGTCTTCGATTCCGACCGTCCGCGATTCCCGTGTCGTGATACGAACGCGAGGCACAGGCACCGGAGCCTGCGTATATTTTGTGTCACACACGGCCGTTCAACATGAGCCAAAGATCCCACAACTCTATGCACAACAAAAACTTATGGCTGGTTTCGATCAGTGTTCTACTGCTCGCTGCGTGTACAGACGCGGAGCGTCCAGACATGGCTGACGATGCCGCGGCAACTTCGATTATCACGCAACAGATCGACTATACGTCCGGCGACGTTACGATGAAGGGCTATCTCGCCTATGACTCGTCGATCGACAGTCAGAGACCTGGAGTGCTTGTCGTGCACGAATGGTGGGGTCACAATGAATACAGTCGTCG harbors:
- a CDS encoding dienelactone hydrolase family protein encodes the protein MADDAAATSIITQQIDYTSGDVTMKGYLAYDSSIDSQRPGVLVVHEWWGHNEYSRRRAEMLAELGYTALAIDMYGDGKTAEHPDDAMTFAQQIG